A stretch of bacterium DNA encodes these proteins:
- the aroB gene encoding 3-dehydroquinate synthase produces MTMVSPARVPLATMADAQSAVEPLVVRVDLARGGYDIVVGPGLLAGLGELARVVGAGQGLLVADDTVAGLYGEVALQSLREAGCQVCLATVPPGEGSKTLAQAERLYEACLTAGLDRGSTIFALGGGVVGDLAGFVAGTFMRGIRFVQAPTTLLAQVDASVGGKTAVDLPQAKNVVGVFHQPALVVADTEALQTLPEREFRGGLAEVVKHAVIADAEMFAYLQAQSAEVLARVPYVLRALVARNCQIKAEVVQADPRESGLRAVLNYGHTIGHALERAAGTWDLRHGEAVAYGMVAEARVAEELGVAEPGLAKQLATLLAALGLATDRPRVEASRALTALRHDKKLESGRLRLPLVPRPGEVVLRDDVALEVLGTALTETLG; encoded by the coding sequence ATGACAATGGTGTCACCTGCGCGAGTACCACTGGCGACGATGGCCGACGCACAGTCGGCCGTCGAGCCACTGGTAGTGCGCGTGGACCTGGCGCGCGGTGGGTATGACATAGTCGTGGGGCCGGGGCTGTTGGCCGGCCTGGGCGAACTGGCGCGCGTGGTCGGCGCCGGGCAAGGGCTGCTGGTGGCGGATGACACCGTGGCCGGGCTGTACGGGGAGGTCGCCCTGCAGAGCCTGCGTGAGGCGGGGTGCCAGGTGTGCCTGGCGACGGTCCCCCCCGGCGAGGGCAGCAAGACGCTGGCCCAGGCGGAGCGGCTGTACGAGGCCTGTCTGACCGCCGGGCTGGACCGCGGGTCGACCATCTTCGCCCTGGGGGGCGGCGTGGTGGGCGACTTGGCGGGCTTCGTCGCGGGCACGTTCATGCGCGGCATCCGGTTCGTCCAGGCGCCGACGACACTGCTGGCGCAGGTGGACGCGAGTGTGGGCGGCAAGACTGCGGTGGATCTGCCACAGGCCAAGAACGTTGTGGGGGTCTTCCACCAGCCGGCGCTAGTGGTGGCCGACACCGAGGCTCTGCAGACGCTGCCGGAGCGCGAGTTCCGCGGTGGGCTGGCCGAGGTCGTCAAGCACGCCGTCATCGCCGATGCGGAGATGTTCGCGTACCTGCAGGCGCAGTCGGCGGAGGTGCTGGCCCGCGTGCCGTATGTGCTCCGGGCGCTGGTGGCCCGCAACTGCCAGATCAAGGCGGAGGTCGTGCAGGCCGACCCACGTGAGAGCGGACTGCGGGCGGTGCTCAACTACGGTCACACCATCGGCCATGCCTTGGAGCGTGCCGCCGGCACATGGGACCTGCGGCACGGGGAGGCAGTGGCATACGGCATGGTGGCCGAGGCGCGGGTGGCGGAGGAACTGGGGGTGGCCGAACCGGGGTTGGCTAAGCAGTTGGCGACGTTGCTGGCGGCCCTGGGGCTGGCGACCGACCGGCCGCGCGTGGAGGCCTCACGGGCGCTGACGGCGCTGCGGCATGACAAGAAGCTGGAATCCGGGCGACTGCGCCTGCCTCTGGTGCCGCGCCCCGGAGAGGTCGTGCTACGGGACGACGTGGCGCTGGAGGTCCTGGGGACGGCCCTGACGGAGACACTCGGCTGA
- a CDS encoding PASTA domain-containing protein has translation MPEDRRQVAKSALIGVASVGLTVAVILAIVAGAVLVVFGPSAPIVTVPDVRGMATEEAEGRLRAARLTMKVVNEEFSTEVKEGAVVSSNPFGGKTVRAGREVRVVVSRGGRTAKVPKLTGLTLAEAKDRLTEADLQAGEEERRNSDEPADIVLKQEPAPGKALPRKSKVDLVVSGGKKFDVYAVGDHEFLFRTLKVTVPQGKVMQLVQVDVSGEDMDKSFYERLCRPGEVVKVDLYGPRGARVRVRIEDETVYSTRL, from the coding sequence ATGCCTGAGGACCGCCGGCAGGTAGCCAAGTCCGCCCTGATCGGCGTGGCGTCGGTCGGCCTCACCGTGGCGGTGATCCTGGCCATCGTGGCCGGTGCTGTGCTGGTAGTGTTCGGGCCTTCAGCACCGATCGTGACGGTGCCGGACGTGAGGGGCATGGCCACCGAAGAGGCGGAGGGCAGGCTGCGCGCCGCCCGTCTGACGATGAAGGTCGTCAACGAGGAGTTCAGCACTGAGGTCAAGGAGGGCGCCGTCGTCAGCAGCAACCCCTTCGGCGGCAAGACGGTGCGCGCCGGCCGCGAGGTGCGCGTGGTTGTCAGCCGCGGCGGCCGCACAGCCAAAGTGCCGAAGCTGACCGGACTGACGCTGGCGGAGGCGAAGGACAGGCTGACGGAGGCCGACCTGCAGGCGGGCGAGGAGGAGCGGCGGAACAGCGACGAGCCGGCCGACATCGTGCTGAAGCAGGAACCCGCACCCGGGAAGGCGCTGCCGCGCAAGTCGAAGGTAGACCTGGTGGTGAGCGGGGGGAAGAAGTTCGACGTCTACGCCGTCGGAGACCACGAGTTTCTTTTCCGAACCCTCAAAGTCACCGTCCCGCAGGGCAAGGTGATGCAGCTCGTACAGGTGGACGTGAGTGGGGAGGACATGGACAAGTCGTTCTACGAACGGCTGTGCCGGCCCGGTGAGGTCGTCAAGGTGGATCTGTACGGGCCGCGGGGGGCGCGGGTACGGGTGCGCATCGAGGACGAGACGGTATACTCGACGCGGCTGTGA
- a CDS encoding sigma-70 family RNA polymerase sigma factor encodes MGLTEHDLILRAQAGDRRSFDQLVARAYPLVFNTAYRILGDHDSAADATQTSFVRAYRSLGTFRRTSSFTTWLYRIVSNVCLDMVRRGRRQAQSLTFDSEEDPQSEREIPDEREHPERLTIESELQRAVHRALGKLRLEHRVVLTLYDLAGFSYEEIAEALKLPLGTVKSRLNRARLALRDELSSHTELIR; translated from the coding sequence TTGGGGCTTACCGAGCATGACCTCATTCTGCGGGCGCAGGCGGGCGACCGGCGCAGCTTCGACCAACTCGTCGCCCGGGCCTATCCCCTCGTCTTCAACACGGCGTACCGCATCCTGGGCGACCACGACTCCGCCGCCGATGCCACGCAGACCTCGTTCGTACGCGCCTACCGCTCCCTAGGCACCTTCCGCCGGACCTCCTCCTTCACCACGTGGCTGTACCGGATCGTCAGCAACGTGTGCCTGGACATGGTGCGCCGGGGCCGGCGTCAGGCGCAGAGCCTGACCTTCGACTCCGAAGAGGACCCCCAGTCCGAGCGCGAGATCCCCGACGAACGCGAGCATCCTGAGCGCCTGACCATCGAGAGCGAACTGCAGCGGGCGGTGCACCGGGCCCTGGGGAAGCTGCGGCTCGAGCATCGTGTCGTGCTGACCTTGTATGATCTCGCCGGGTTCTCCTATGAGGAGATTGCCGAGGCGCTGAAGCTCCCGTTGGGGACCGTGAAGAGCCGTCTGAACCGTGCGCGGTTGGCTCTGCGGGATGAGCTGAGCAGTCATACGGAACTTATCCGGTGA
- a CDS encoding VIT and VWA domain-containing protein: MRLLLPLGVVLSLLAACCAQACIVIPHPPPRPDIKPLYLECKSQHVETVIADQVARTTVTTELHNPHGQQVEGTFLFPVPAGASVSDFSYWIGDKEMKGELLDRDKARGIYEDIVRKMRDPALLEYDGAQLFKASIFPIPAGGDAKTKLQFTQVLKAEGGLVRYLHAVKLGRTTPNRGQLIVDVKISSKSPIKSVYSPTHKVDVTRKSDREVRVGLELDSTDFNADFELLYGLEEKDFGVNVLTYRPEGEAGYFMLLLAPKQQWAEQEIEGKDVVFALDTSGSMSGEKIAQAKKAFTYCLNSLKPRDRFGLLTFATETRLFEDKLLAAEPDTIKRAKEFVGKIDAAGSTALNDALLQSVDLFGKGSDRPRMMIFLTDGLPTAGERNVEQIIKNVAKANGTASDDDEKARVSRLFVFGVGDDVNTHLLDRVADGNGGSSNYVRPDEDIEAAVSALYAKLSHPVLSDITLKLDKAEAFKVYPQKLPDLFAGSQLVVTGRYEGSGRSNIVLSGTASGKEMVHEYTGDFPKETDENVFVARVWAGRRIGYLLDQVRLNGEDKELKDEIVKLAMKYGIVTPYTSYLVQEDKDLSRVAAGQQRAFGAAASAPGRGGAIGPAGPAPTAAAPREAMKANVGAGAVHVAQSTQALRSATQQEAQYQGYQQVAQRTFYQDGETWVDTSWQQGAQQGTRILQVKAFSQAYFDVLKARPDLAPYLALSDRVQVQLAKVGVQVGPEGLETLTAEQLEELKK, from the coding sequence ATGCGCCTGCTTCTGCCACTCGGAGTCGTCCTCAGCCTGCTTGCTGCCTGCTGCGCGCAGGCCTGCATCGTCATTCCCCACCCGCCGCCGCGCCCCGACATCAAGCCCCTGTACCTGGAGTGTAAGTCGCAGCACGTCGAGACCGTCATCGCCGACCAGGTGGCGCGCACGACGGTCACGACGGAGCTGCACAACCCCCACGGCCAGCAAGTAGAGGGCACCTTCCTGTTCCCCGTGCCGGCCGGTGCGAGCGTCAGTGACTTCTCGTACTGGATCGGCGACAAGGAGATGAAGGGCGAGCTGCTGGACCGCGACAAAGCGCGCGGGATCTACGAGGACATCGTGCGCAAGATGCGCGACCCCGCGCTGCTGGAGTACGACGGCGCCCAACTCTTCAAGGCGAGCATCTTTCCCATCCCCGCCGGCGGCGACGCCAAGACGAAGCTGCAGTTCACCCAGGTGCTCAAGGCCGAGGGCGGCCTGGTACGGTACCTGCACGCCGTCAAGCTGGGACGCACCACGCCCAACCGTGGGCAGCTCATCGTGGACGTGAAGATCTCCTCGAAGTCCCCGATCAAGTCCGTCTACTCGCCCACCCACAAGGTGGATGTGACCCGCAAGAGCGACCGCGAGGTGCGGGTCGGGCTGGAGCTGGACAGCACGGACTTCAACGCCGACTTCGAGCTGCTGTACGGGCTGGAGGAGAAGGACTTCGGCGTGAATGTCCTGACCTACCGGCCGGAGGGCGAGGCGGGGTACTTCATGCTGCTGCTGGCGCCCAAGCAGCAGTGGGCGGAGCAGGAGATCGAGGGCAAGGATGTCGTTTTCGCCCTCGACACCTCCGGCAGCATGAGCGGGGAGAAGATCGCGCAGGCCAAGAAGGCCTTCACGTACTGCCTCAACTCGCTCAAGCCGCGCGACCGCTTCGGTCTGCTGACCTTCGCTACCGAGACGCGTCTGTTTGAGGACAAGCTGCTGGCGGCGGAGCCGGACACCATCAAGCGCGCGAAGGAGTTCGTGGGCAAGATTGACGCCGCGGGCTCGACAGCGCTCAACGACGCACTGCTGCAGTCGGTGGACCTGTTCGGCAAGGGCAGCGACCGCCCGCGCATGATGATCTTCCTGACTGATGGCCTGCCGACGGCCGGGGAACGGAACGTCGAGCAGATCATCAAGAACGTGGCGAAGGCCAACGGCACGGCCAGCGACGACGATGAGAAGGCACGCGTGTCCCGCCTCTTCGTCTTCGGGGTGGGCGACGACGTGAACACCCACCTGCTCGACCGCGTGGCCGACGGCAACGGTGGGTCGAGCAACTACGTGCGGCCCGACGAGGACATCGAGGCGGCCGTGTCGGCCCTCTACGCCAAGCTGAGCCACCCGGTGTTGTCCGACATCACCCTGAAGCTGGACAAGGCGGAGGCGTTCAAGGTGTACCCGCAGAAGCTGCCCGATCTGTTCGCCGGGAGCCAACTCGTGGTGACGGGACGATACGAGGGCAGTGGCCGCTCGAACATCGTGCTAAGCGGCACGGCGAGCGGCAAGGAGATGGTGCACGAGTACACGGGCGACTTCCCGAAGGAGACCGATGAGAACGTCTTTGTGGCGCGGGTGTGGGCCGGGCGGCGGATCGGCTATCTGCTCGACCAGGTGCGCCTGAACGGCGAGGACAAGGAACTCAAGGACGAGATCGTCAAGCTGGCGATGAAGTACGGGATTGTCACGCCGTACACGAGCTACCTGGTGCAGGAGGACAAGGACCTGTCGCGGGTGGCGGCGGGCCAGCAGCGGGCCTTCGGGGCCGCGGCCAGTGCGCCGGGCCGGGGCGGGGCCATCGGCCCGGCGGGGCCGGCACCCACGGCGGCTGCCCCCAGGGAGGCCATGAAGGCCAACGTGGGCGCTGGTGCGGTGCACGTGGCGCAGAGCACCCAGGCGCTGCGCTCTGCGACCCAGCAGGAGGCCCAGTACCAGGGCTATCAGCAAGTGGCACAGAGGACCTTCTATCAGGATGGCGAAACATGGGTGGACACGTCCTGGCAGCAGGGGGCCCAGCAGGGGACGAGAATCCTGCAGGTGAAGGCCTTCAGCCAGGCGTACTTCGACGTGCTCAAGGCGCGTCCCGACCTGGCGCCGTATCTGGCGCTGAGTGATCGTGTCCAGGTGCAGCTCGCGAAGGTGGGCGTGCAGGTGGGGCCCGAGGGGTTGGAGACGCTGACTGCCGAGCAGCTTGAGGAGCTCAAGAAGTGA
- a CDS encoding CsgG/HfaB family protein, whose amino-acid sequence MIPSPTVSCVRSRQVLSWGLAALLLTASQLWAAPFRPGAAVLDFQNVGGYSGHLLSRRAADQLALDLGATGCWRVIDRTQTRRAAQQRGLKPPYAVGLMQELAHAVAADVVFTGAVQKLEVNAREGTIRLALLVECVDQISGQRAAATVQVGEVTAREKAPAPTDVLVGDALAAASAQAAKAVSVNTGLVLTVTDPGEGKTVQLKPAAGEQVKSGYRLLLYRALVEGEERTPGKLLAALMVSEVGAETCKAQVLARAGDIHTDDIAISICARGKGD is encoded by the coding sequence GTGATTCCCTCGCCCACGGTGTCGTGTGTTCGGAGCCGCCAGGTCCTGTCGTGGGGCCTGGCGGCCCTGCTGTTGACGGCCTCCCAGCTCTGGGCGGCTCCCTTCCGCCCCGGGGCGGCGGTGCTGGACTTCCAGAACGTGGGCGGCTACAGCGGCCACCTGCTGTCCCGCCGGGCCGCCGACCAACTGGCCCTGGACCTGGGGGCCACGGGGTGCTGGCGGGTCATTGACCGCACCCAGACGCGGCGCGCAGCACAGCAGCGCGGCCTGAAGCCGCCGTATGCCGTCGGCCTGATGCAGGAACTGGCCCATGCGGTGGCGGCCGACGTGGTGTTCACCGGGGCCGTCCAGAAGCTGGAAGTCAACGCCCGGGAAGGGACTATCCGGCTGGCACTGCTCGTGGAGTGCGTGGACCAGATCTCCGGACAACGGGCCGCCGCCACCGTCCAGGTGGGCGAAGTCACAGCCCGCGAGAAGGCGCCCGCACCCACGGATGTCCTGGTGGGGGACGCGCTGGCCGCGGCCTCGGCGCAGGCCGCCAAGGCCGTATCGGTCAACACCGGGCTGGTGCTGACCGTGACCGACCCAGGCGAGGGGAAGACGGTGCAACTGAAGCCGGCGGCGGGAGAGCAGGTCAAGAGCGGCTACCGGCTGCTGCTCTACCGCGCCCTGGTCGAGGGTGAGGAGCGCACGCCGGGCAAGCTGCTGGCAGCCCTGATGGTCAGCGAGGTCGGGGCAGAGACCTGCAAGGCGCAGGTGCTGGCGCGGGCCGGTGACATCCATACCGACGACATTGCCATCAGCATCTGCGCCCGGGGCAAGGGCGACTGA
- a CDS encoding alcohol dehydrogenase catalytic domain-containing protein, giving the protein MRQLRLYGPHDLRLEEAPRPEPGPGEVLVRIAAVGLCRTDLELVEGIHGGLLSGAQQYPFVPGHEWSGHVVEVGEGVEGLAEGDLVIGETGIGCLRCPLCLAGHHQLCPNGTETGIIRRDGALREFHVQSADFVHRFEGEAAVGALVEPASVGVYSCRKTGVSPLDRVMVIGGGAIGQCCLQAARAYGAQQVVMVSRSAPKLDLARRCGADAVVNSGAVDLLQAALDLTEGHLFDVVIEAAGTPAAFRDALVVGGFVSRIGLVGYSARDAFGYGFETVIDREQTIIGVRGSPHVYPATIAMIERGELRLEELISHRYPLAEYREAFEVAEGGGTSVMRVLVEM; this is encoded by the coding sequence ATGCGCCAACTGCGTCTCTATGGGCCGCATGACCTGCGGCTGGAGGAAGCGCCCCGGCCGGAGCCCGGACCGGGTGAGGTGCTGGTGCGCATCGCGGCGGTGGGCCTCTGCCGGACTGACCTGGAGCTGGTCGAGGGCATCCACGGCGGACTGCTGAGCGGCGCGCAGCAGTACCCCTTCGTCCCCGGGCATGAGTGGTCGGGGCACGTGGTGGAGGTGGGGGAGGGCGTCGAGGGGCTGGCCGAGGGTGACCTGGTGATCGGCGAGACGGGCATCGGCTGCCTGCGCTGCCCGCTGTGCCTGGCGGGACACCACCAGCTCTGCCCCAACGGCACTGAGACCGGGATCATTCGTCGCGACGGGGCTCTGCGGGAGTTCCACGTTCAGTCCGCAGACTTCGTGCACCGGTTCGAGGGCGAGGCTGCAGTCGGGGCGCTCGTCGAGCCGGCCTCGGTGGGCGTGTACAGTTGCCGCAAGACGGGGGTGAGCCCCCTCGACCGCGTGATGGTCATCGGCGGGGGCGCCATCGGGCAGTGCTGCCTGCAGGCGGCGCGGGCGTATGGGGCGCAACAGGTGGTGATGGTGTCACGGAGCGCGCCGAAGCTGGACCTGGCGCGGCGGTGCGGCGCCGACGCTGTGGTCAATTCGGGCGCAGTGGACCTGCTGCAGGCCGCACTGGACCTCACGGAGGGCCACCTATTTGACGTGGTGATCGAGGCCGCCGGCACGCCAGCCGCGTTCCGGGATGCGCTCGTGGTCGGCGGGTTCGTCAGCCGGATCGGGCTGGTGGGCTATTCGGCGCGTGACGCCTTCGGCTACGGGTTCGAGACGGTCATTGATCGCGAGCAGACGATCATCGGGGTGCGGGGCAGTCCGCACGTCTACCCGGCGACCATCGCGATGATCGAGCGCGGGGAGTTGCGGCTGGAGGAGCTGATCAGCCACCGCTACCCGCTGGCGGAGTACCGCGAGGCCTTCGAGGTCGCCGAGGGCGGCGGGACGTCCGTGATGCGCGTACTGGTAGAAATGTGA